Below is a genomic region from Equus quagga isolate Etosha38 unplaced genomic scaffold, UCLA_HA_Equagga_1.0 145896_RagTag, whole genome shotgun sequence.
GAATCCACTGGACAAAATGATGCAATCATAAATAGAGTCAGAAGcacatgggagagagagagagagagagggagagagagaaagagagaggtggaTGGACAAAGACTTGTGCAGAGCTTCATGCCCATCCGGAACAATCTGAGTCTCTAACCTTGACCCAGCCTTACTCAGGAACTGCCTAATCCACCACCCTCCACGGGGCCGCCCAGATCAATGTCTTATTCCCAGGTTCAGCAAGTCAGCTCAGCTGCGCTGAGGAAGAAATGGGGAGGGAGGTTCCCCcaaaactttctctctcttcctcctttcccaaagGGAAAGCTGTGGGAACTAGACTAAAGAATGTAAAAGTGAGAAGGGGGTTTAGTGATCCTCTCATCCATCTCCTTCATCTCGTGGATTAATAACAagaacagctaatatttattgagcacttaccatccTGGACTCAACATGCATTAAGCCATTGACTCCTCACTAAAATAGCCTAAGAGGTGACCACTGTTATTGGCCCCCTAAGGCTCAGAAAGTTGAGGTTACGTGTTCAAGATCACACAACAAAGATGGATAAGGTTAAGATTCCAATCCATGTCATAATTTTGCTCTCAACTAGTGTACTATTCATCCAGAGAGGACAAGAGATTTTCCTGGGTTCACACTAGCTTACCCTAGAAGCCCATTCCAGGGCACCCCACACTGGCACAAGTCATGCTTCTGAGGGAGAAAGTGGGTGATGACAGACACTGATCTCTTATTCCATGTTCCAGGGTCATCAACAAGCTAACCTCACTTGACTTCTCTGTCCCCAAATACTTCTTCCAGTCTTCCTGTCTCACCCTCTCCCTGTCCAGCTCATGGCAGCCTGTCTGAACACTCAGTGCGCTTTCTGGTGCCAACCTCACAGAGAAACAAACTCCCCCAAATTCTAGTTCCCTCATTGTTAAGGAAAAAAGGGGATTGGAGGAGCCAATCCAGATGCAGGTTGGTGATGGGATTGGGGGGATCAATACCTGCGGAGCCCACACTaatcctttttcccttctcttccccctccaaAAGCAGCAAACAACTGTCCTCCCTcagctttgttctcttctctTAGTTCCCTCCCCACAGGACTCAGCGTTCAGCAGCCTAGAATGCTTTGAGCAAAATGCCAGTCCTGGGGGTGCCAACCTCACCCTCCTGCCCTTGTCCAAGGTGAGAGGTGGCACTTGAGTCGGGTAGTCCACTGTCAGAGCCTGCCCAGCACCCAGGTGGGGCCCCTTTCAGGCCCACATAGGACCAATCTCAGCTCCTGCCTGATGCTCATGTCAGAGCCTGCTGAGACTAAGTTCAGAGCCTATACGGTGCCATCCTTATGTCCTCCTGAGGCCAGCCTCAATGACCACCTGGGCCTACCTAAAGAGCCCTTTTGGTACCAGAAGTGGCTCTATTAATGCTCTCTTGGTATCAAGTTCAGTGCCAACATGTTTTCAATCCTGGTGTCTACCAGGGGTCCAACTCAATACCAACATGATGCCGTTCCCTCTCCAGGCTGACTTGACGCCAGTGTAATCTCTGTGTCCAATGCTGAAGCCAATCTCAGCACTTACCTGTTGCTAAACTTggtctccccttcccccaggctgGGCTATACCAGTCAATgatgaagaagggaagagagttcAAATTCTAGGTCTCTCACTTCTACCTGTGTGACCTCAAACAAGGGGCTTTATGGAGTTCTGGTCTTCTGAACTGCAAAATTAGGATGATGATGAACCAGCCCCGTTGTTGTAATGATTTGATAAGATCGTGTATATGTAGACTTAATTTTCACAGTTAGTTTCACCAAAGAGCAACTGTCATTATTAGTAAGGAAGAATGACAAAGAGGGAAGGACAGCAGGGCTACTCATCTTTTCTCTACTTCCACTTTCAAAATCCCTGGACCCATCTCTGTTCCCGACACTGGACTTTACCCAAATCTCTCCTGCTATAGTTCCCTCTGTCAGCTAATAACAGCCCTGAAAAATCAGGAATTACCTCTAAAGGGAGCTTCAGACATCCTCAAATACTTACCTTCTCTTCTCAAATACTCCCTTTACATTGGTGGGAAAACTCAGTCCCAGAAAGGGGGCATAAGAGTGCAGAGCAGGAGAGACGGGAGTCACATGTGGGCCGTGTACCCAGTCTCTGTTTTCTGTCCCCTTATGCCTATATATAAAATGGGAAACATTaagaatgacaataataacagtaatgagGTAATCAACCTAGTGAGCTTCCTGAAGGATCTGGGAAGGGGGCCAGTGGAGCTCTCCGTAAATTATAATGCTTGAGACAGTAGGTACTTTTTGGTATCATGCTGGTAGTTTTCATCACTATTTACACAAGTCCTGCCAAGTCCCTCTGCCAACTAGGATCATACTTCTCTCCTATTCTGTGGAAATTTTCACTGAAATGTGACTCTGGACTTCAACCTCTTTTCCAACCAGAGATGGGCAATTCTGTCACCTATCCTGACCTTGCTTTGCCATCTCACTGAGGATTCTGGGCAGTAAGAGGTGGCAATGTGTCCAAAACAACAGTGGGTCAGTACCTGGGGTCAGGTGCTGACTCACTGATCCAGCTGCACTCTCTGTATACTTTTCCACCCAGGAACCCCACAGCCACAGCCTGGGGTTCTTCCTCACCTCAAGATCCTCAAATCCATTCCCCGGAACCTCACCTCCTGAGACCTTTAAACCTACATCCCTCCTCAACAAAAGACCTCCAAATCAAGAACCACACATCCTACCTCATTCCAAAATCCTAAATCCAGATCTTTAGATTCTTCCCTCTTGAGACCCCAAAATCCACAACTTTTGGTTGCCTTCTCACACTGAGACTCCAAATCTCAAGCTCAGGACCCTCTTCACCATGCAAATACTCTAAGCATTCAGTTGTGGCATTTATCTACCGCTTCCCATACTGAAGTCCACAGCACTGGGGTGGCCCCTCTTGAGGGGCCACAAATTCAGTTTTGGGCCCAATCCCTGTTCATCTGCCCTGGggtccccctcctccttccctgctggcTGTGCCCAAGCTAGGCAGGGAGTATGGTTGGAGGTGTAGTTTGGAGGTGAAATGAGACAATTACACCATCAGGACCAAAATCCACCATCTCTCCCAGGTAGTATAAAGGCAAACCTTCCCAGCCATCGCCATCTGGCTGTCACTTTCAGGGCCACCATGCTGGCCTCAGGGCTGCTTCTGGTGGCTTTGCTGGCCTGCCTGGTTTTAATGGTTTTCATGTCAGTCTGGTGGCAGAGGGAGCTCTGGGGAAAGCTGCCTCCTGGACCCACCCCATGCCCTTCATCGGGAACTACCTGCAGCTGGACACAGAGCAGATATGCGACTCCCTCATGAAGGTGCCATCAGAGGGAGATGGGTGGAATGGTGTGGGGGTGTGTGCCTAACCAGTTTGGCTAGGATTTTGAGGCAGAGGATTGACAAAGTTGGACCAGAGTTTCAGGAAAGGGGAATTTTGAAGGTTCAGCATCAGGATCCTAGGCAGGAAACACCAGATCTTGGGATCTCCAGCCTCTTGCCTGTGAGAACCTATGGGGAAATGCATCTTAGTGCTTGAGGCCTGGGTACAGGGCCAGTTCAGAGTTGGGGCTGCTCCCTCTAACCACTCCCACCTCCATCAGATCAGCAAGCGCTATGGGCCAGTGTGCATGGTTCACCTGGGGCCCCGGAGGGTCGTGGTGCTGCGTGGATACGAAGCTGTAAAGGAGGCTCTGATAGACCAGGCAGAGGAATTCAGTGGACGAGGAGAGCTGGCCGTTGCTGACCGGATCTTCAAAGGCTATGGTGAGAGGGACTGGTGGGGGAATGTGGGCAGGCTGACTTTGTGACCTCAGTGGGGTCTCCAGTCTTCTTCTTGCTCCCCCATCCCCTCAGGCTGTGACAGAgccttcttctgtcttctctggcCCCATCTCTGTTCATTGGTGCCTCTTCTCTTGTCTCTAAATTATCTTAGAGTTTAtgcctctctgcttctccctgcctgtctctgccccatctctctgttccttctcactagatgtctcttctttctctgtaacTGTTAGAACCTCTTGATTTCTGCTTTGGAACCCTTGTCTTCTGTCACCGtgtgtcttttgtctttttcttcttctcagcttctgtgcttccttgtgtttctctctccctctcccactctttctccttccttaatCTTAGAATCTCACATTATTTCTGCTTCAAAGTCCCCATGCTTCTGTCTCCTGGTgagtctctcctctctccagaccacctgtgtttctctctccatattttcctttcttctctaggctcagttttagaatgtttcacaattttatatataCCTCTCAAAACTCCACATATCTcacttgcctccctcccctcccctcttctcatGAGTGTCTGTATATCTCCGTTTCTCTGTGCATCTGTCTTGCTTCTCTCcttctgattcttttcttccaagtcagtctctctttctgtatttctctgaCTCTGAGTCTCTAtatctccctctttctgctgtttctctctctgctggcttTCTCTCAGAGTCTCTCCATCTTtcacctgctccctctctctctgctcagctCTCCCTACTTCTCAGGATCCCCTGGGGCTGGTCTGTGTTgtgcccctgcccctctctgccctTTCTCCACTCCTATGCTCCCTCCCCAGGCGTGGCATTCAGCAACGGGGAGCGGGCCAAGCAGCTCAGGCGCTTCTCCATCACCACACTGAGGGACTTCGGAGTGGGTAAGCGTGGCATTGAGGAGCGCATCCAGGAGGAGGCGGGCTTCCTCATTGAGGCCTTCCAGAGCATGCGTGGTGAGTGGGGGACCCTGGAGTATtcgggaaggaggagaaaaacaccTGATGGGGACACATGCATTCTTGCCTGGGAAGGGGACTAGGTTGGGGGAAGGTGTCAGGCTTTCAGCTCTGGGGTCTGGTGCTGGAAAGTTTGGCTCTTCACGTCAGTGGCTCCCTCAAATTTTCAGACTGGCAACTGACTGCTGAGTTGACTCTTCCCCAAATCCATCTCTCCCCGATCCCATCCCACTCCCCAGGCAACTTCATTGATCCCACCTTCTTCCTGAGCCAAGCTGTCTCCAATGTCATCAGCTCTATTGTCTTTGGGAACCGCTTTGACTATGAGGACAAAGAGTTCCTGTCACTGCTGCGTATGATGCACGGAAGCTTCCAGTTCACAGCTACATCTACGGGGCAGGTAACCCATCCCAGTATGGCTCTACCAGGTCCCTACTACAACATGCCAAGTCCTCTTCCACGTGGAGACAGGTGTCCCAAACTCCCAATCTCCTCCAGACAAGGTCCCTCAAGTCCAGCCCCGACTCTTGGACAACTGGACAGTTGCATCAGATTCAGGACAGGCTCCCAATACCCAATCTCCACTGACACCTGGATATCTCAACAGATGCCctgatccccccccccccccccacacacacacaaaagcaaaccAGAGCCTGCAGGCAAGATTCATGCTTTCAACCAAGTTCTCTCGCTTGGGCAGGTGTTTCCATCCCAACTTACCTTAATACCTCACAGGTGCCCCTTGTTAAGatattccttctttccatctgAATTTCTTAACATCTGGAATAGTAACCACCTCAGCCCACCCCCTAAATACCTGAACACCTGGTGCTGCAAAATGAAGCCCACCAAAATCATTTGATATCTACACACATATCCAAACTAGTCCACTGGAATATCTAGACAAAAGCCTGCTGTCTAGCCCACTAAAATATCTGAACATCTAGACAGGTACCCCAACGAAGACCCCTAAACACTTAAACACCTGGATAGATTGTTCCACAAACACCCAAATAAATGTCCCTCAACCCAGCCCTGTTAAACACCCATAGAAAGGACCCTTATCGGGCAATTTGAATATCTGAACACCTGAAGAAGTATCTCCTCCACTTTAACACCTGCACTTCAGCACAACTTTACTACCTGAACACCTGTACAGAAGCCTCCAATCTAGATCCCCAAAATATCTGCACAGTTGTCTCCTACTGAGCCCACCTGAATGTCTAAACACCTAGACAACTGACCGCCCACACCAGTGCCACCTGAATAGGTAAACACTTGGACAGGTGTCTCCCAACCCAACCTAAcctgaatatttgaaaatctagatCTGTGCTCCCATCCAGACCCATCTGAATATCTGAACCCTGGATATGTGTCTCAATCCATCTCACCTAAATTCTTAGACAGGAATGCTCACACTTACCTCATGTGAAAACTTAGATATCTATTCCCATCCAGCCCCATCTAAATACCTCAACACCTGGGCAGGTGCCTTTAACCCAGTGCCTTCCTGGCCCTGAGACAGGTCCCACTGCCATCGAGTCCTGCCCACTAACAACtgtccttcccttttcttcctctgtcccccACTCTTAGCTCTATGAGATGTTCTACTCAGTGATGAAACACCTGCCAGGGCCACAGCAACAGGCCTTTAAGGAGCTGCAGGGCCTGGAGGACTTCATAGCCAAGAAGGTGGAGCAGAACCAACGCACCCTGGATCCCAACTCCCCGCGCAACTTCATCGACTCCTTCCTCATCCGCATGCAGCAGGTACACCCCAGCAGCCAGGTGGGCAGGTCCaaagccaggcagagggaaatcaGGCTGGGGATGCAGGAGAACAGAGGCCCATTCGAATGAGTCCCCTATCACAATAAACCTCACAATCCAAGTTATAATTAGCCGCCACTGTTCCATCTACTGAGCCCTTACCCAGGGCCAGTCGTGTGCATGCAAATCATAACAGCAAGCACTTCCATAAcactaccatgtgccaggcactatgttaagtGCTTCACGGTATTCGCCTACTTAAAACTCAGAACAGCTCTTGAAGGAGGTTCTATTATGACCGCAGTTTTACAACTGAGGGAAGTGAGGCCTAGGGAGTATAAGTGGACTGCCTGatgtcacacagcaaggaagcagtggaactaggttaAATCCTGGTGTCCTTCACGTTTGGCCTGGTGCTTTTAGCCACCATGTTCTCTTACCTTTCGTACCCTGGTTATCAGATGCACCTGTGCGGACAGGTGACTTTCTTTACCATGAGACAGTGGAGGGGGgggtgtcccctcccccatctggAGGTCAATCTCGCTTTtgtgaagaaaggagaggagacttTATGGAGTCTCGAAGTTCAAGGTGAAAGGAGCAAGGGAGGGATTTCTCCATAGTAAGGTTCAAGAATTTTAGTGAAGGAATAGGATGCTGTTGCTTAAaattctgtgtctgtgtctcagaAAATTGGTCTCTCTTTAACCTTCTCTGAATCATTCTATCATGccatctctgtgcctcttttTCACTCAGTGTCTC
It encodes:
- the LOC124232904 gene encoding LOW QUALITY PROTEIN: cytochrome P450 2A13-like (The sequence of the model RefSeq protein was modified relative to this genomic sequence to represent the inferred CDS: inserted 1 base in 1 codon): MLASGLLLVALLACLVLMVFMSVWWQRELWGKLPPGPTPXPFIGNYLQLDTEQICDSLMKISKRYGPVCMVHLGPRRVVVLRGYEAVKEALIDQAEEFSGRGELAVADRIFKGYGVAFSNGERAKQLRRFSITTLRDFGVGKRGIEERIQEEAGFLIEAFQSMRGNFIDPTFFLSQAVSNVISSIVFGNRFDYEDKEFLSLLRMMHGSFQFTATSTGQLYEMFYSVMKHLPGPQQQAFKELQGLEDFIAKKVEQNQRTLDPNSPRNFIDSFLIRMQQEQKNPNTEFCLKNLVLTTLNLFIGGTETVSITLRYGFLLLMKHPDIEAKVHEEIDRVIGKNRQPKFEDRAKMPYTEAVIHEIQRFGDVIPMSLARRVTKDIKFRGFLIPKGTEVFLMLGSVLRDPKFFSNPHDFNPQHFLDEKGQFKKSDAFVPFSIGKRHCFGEGLARMELFLFLTTIMQNFCFKHSQSPQDIDVSPKHVGFVSIPRNYTMSLQPR